The following proteins are encoded in a genomic region of Coregonus clupeaformis isolate EN_2021a chromosome 14, ASM2061545v1, whole genome shotgun sequence:
- the LOC121580806 gene encoding retinoic acid receptor RXR-gamma-A isoform X1, whose translation MRIIAGVGDSGGKEESDLIDISQSELDMYVNYQPLMRLPDFDSSSVQVSHLSSTPSQSLSTMVGPPHHPHHHHHHHHHHHHPSVISASVNPGQPLPSPMSTLGSPFNGQGGLPYSVITSSSLGSPGVSIPPNPAMSFSTLSSPQMNSLNSVSSSEDIKPPPGLAGLGHMNSYGCMSPGSMSKHICAICGDRSSGKHYGVYSCEGCKGFFKRTIRKDLSYTCRDSKQCLIDKRQRNRCQYCRYQKCLAMGMKREAVQEERQRGREKSDNEVESTSSFNEDMPVEKILDAELAIEPKTEAYMEASAGNSKNDPVTNICQAADKQLFTLVEWAKRIPHFSELPLDDQVILLRAGWNELLIASFSHRSVTVKDGILLATGLHVHRSSAHSAGVGSIFDRVLTELVSKMKDMQMDKTELGCLRAIVLFNPDAKGLSNPTEVEALREKVYASLESYTKHRYPEQPGRFAKLLLRLPALRSIGLKCLEHLFFFKLIGDTPIDTFLMEMLEAPHQIT comes from the exons ATGAGAATCATAGCAGGTGTCGGAGATTCCGGAGGAAAAGAGGAAAGCGACTTAATAGACATTAGCCAATCAGAGTTGGATATGTACGTAAACTACCAGCCCCTGATGCGCCTTCCTGACTTTGACA GTTCTTCTGTGCAGGTCTCCCACCTGAGCTCCACCCCGTCTCAGTCCCTCAGCACCATGGTGGGGCCCCCTCACCAcccccatcatcaccaccaccatcatcatcatcatcaccacccctCCGTCATCAGTGCCTCTGTCAACCCCGGGCAGCCCCTCCCGTCTCCCATGAGCACCCTGGGCTCGCCATTCAACGGGCAGGGCGGCTTGCCGTACTCCGTCATCACCTCATCCTCTCTGGGCTCCCCAGGTGTCTCCATCCCCCCTAATCCCGCCATGAGCTTCAGCACGCTCTCCAGCCCACAG ATGAATTCTCTGAACAGTGTGAGCAGCAGTGAGGACATCAAGCCTCCTCCAGGACTAGCTGGACTGGGTCACATGAACAGCTATGGCTGCATGAGCCCAGGGTCCATGTCCAAGCACATATGTGCCATCTGTGGGGACCGATCCTCAG GGAAACACTACGGCGTGTACAGCTGTGAAGGCTGCAAGGGCTTCTTCAAGAGAACCATCAGGAAGGACCTCAGCTACACGTGTCGAGACAGCAAGCAGTGTCTGATCGACAAGCGCCAGCGCAACCGCTGCCAGTACTGCCGCTACCAGAAGTGTCTGGCCATGGGGATGAagagagaag CGGTGCAGGAGGAGCGTCAGCGGGGCCGGGAGAAAAGTGATAACGAGGTGGAGTCCACCAGTAGTTTCAACGAGGACATGCCCGTTGAGAAGATACTGGATGCGGAGCTGGCTATCGAACCCAAGACTGAAGCCTACATGGAGGCCAGTGCAGGCAACTCT aagaACGACCCGGTCACCAACATCTGCCAGGCAGCAGACAAGCAGCTGTTCACCCTGGTGGAGTGGGCCAAGAGGATCCCCCACTTCTCTGAGCTGCCCCTGGACGACCAGGTCATCTTATTACGAGCAG gctggaATGAGCTGCTCATCGCCTCGTTCTCCCATCGCTCTGTGACAGTGAAGGATGGGATCCTGCTGGCCACGGGGCTCCACGTCCACCGCAGCAGCGCCCACAGTGCCGGGGTGGGCTCCATCTTTGACAG GGTGCTGACGGAGCTGGTGTCTAAGATGAAAGACATGCAGATGGACAAGACTGAGCTGGGCTGCCTCAGAGCCATCGTCCTCTTCAACCCAG ATGCCAAGGGCCTGTCTAATCCTACAGAGGTGGAGGCCCTGAGAGAGAAGGTCTACGCCTCACTGGAGTCCTACACTAAACACAGATATCCAGAGCAGCCTGGCAG ATTTGCCAAGCTGTTGCTGCGTCTGCCTGCACTGCGCTCCATCGGCCTCAAGTGTCTGGAGCACCTATTCTTCTTCAAGCTGATAGGCGATACGCCCATAGACACCTTCCTTATGGAAATGCTCGAAGCGCCGCACCAGATCACATGA
- the LOC121580806 gene encoding retinoic acid receptor RXR-gamma-A isoform X2, whose translation MRIIAGVGDSGGKEESDLIDISQSELDMYVNYQPLMRLPDFDSSSVQVSHLSSTPSQSLSTMVGPPHHPHHHHHHHHHHHHPSVISASVNPGQPLPSPMSTLGSPFNGQGGLPYSVITSSSLGSPGVSIPPNPAMSFSTLSSPQMNSLNSVSSSEDIKPPPGLAGLGHMNSYGCMSPGSMSKHICAICGDRSSGKHYGVYSCEGCKGFFKRTIRKDLSYTCRDSKQCLIDKRQRNRCQYCRYQKCLAMGMKREAVQEERQRGREKSDNEVESTSSFNEDMPVEKILDAELAIEPKTEAYMEASAGNSKNDPVTNICQAADKQLFTLVEWAKRIPHFSELPLDDQVILLRAGWNELLIASFSHRSVTVKDGILLATGLHVHRSSAHSAGVGSIFDRVLTELVSKMKDMQMDKTELGCLRAIVLFNPAKGLSNPTEVEALREKVYASLESYTKHRYPEQPGRFAKLLLRLPALRSIGLKCLEHLFFFKLIGDTPIDTFLMEMLEAPHQIT comes from the exons ATGAGAATCATAGCAGGTGTCGGAGATTCCGGAGGAAAAGAGGAAAGCGACTTAATAGACATTAGCCAATCAGAGTTGGATATGTACGTAAACTACCAGCCCCTGATGCGCCTTCCTGACTTTGACA GTTCTTCTGTGCAGGTCTCCCACCTGAGCTCCACCCCGTCTCAGTCCCTCAGCACCATGGTGGGGCCCCCTCACCAcccccatcatcaccaccaccatcatcatcatcatcaccacccctCCGTCATCAGTGCCTCTGTCAACCCCGGGCAGCCCCTCCCGTCTCCCATGAGCACCCTGGGCTCGCCATTCAACGGGCAGGGCGGCTTGCCGTACTCCGTCATCACCTCATCCTCTCTGGGCTCCCCAGGTGTCTCCATCCCCCCTAATCCCGCCATGAGCTTCAGCACGCTCTCCAGCCCACAG ATGAATTCTCTGAACAGTGTGAGCAGCAGTGAGGACATCAAGCCTCCTCCAGGACTAGCTGGACTGGGTCACATGAACAGCTATGGCTGCATGAGCCCAGGGTCCATGTCCAAGCACATATGTGCCATCTGTGGGGACCGATCCTCAG GGAAACACTACGGCGTGTACAGCTGTGAAGGCTGCAAGGGCTTCTTCAAGAGAACCATCAGGAAGGACCTCAGCTACACGTGTCGAGACAGCAAGCAGTGTCTGATCGACAAGCGCCAGCGCAACCGCTGCCAGTACTGCCGCTACCAGAAGTGTCTGGCCATGGGGATGAagagagaag CGGTGCAGGAGGAGCGTCAGCGGGGCCGGGAGAAAAGTGATAACGAGGTGGAGTCCACCAGTAGTTTCAACGAGGACATGCCCGTTGAGAAGATACTGGATGCGGAGCTGGCTATCGAACCCAAGACTGAAGCCTACATGGAGGCCAGTGCAGGCAACTCT aagaACGACCCGGTCACCAACATCTGCCAGGCAGCAGACAAGCAGCTGTTCACCCTGGTGGAGTGGGCCAAGAGGATCCCCCACTTCTCTGAGCTGCCCCTGGACGACCAGGTCATCTTATTACGAGCAG gctggaATGAGCTGCTCATCGCCTCGTTCTCCCATCGCTCTGTGACAGTGAAGGATGGGATCCTGCTGGCCACGGGGCTCCACGTCCACCGCAGCAGCGCCCACAGTGCCGGGGTGGGCTCCATCTTTGACAG GGTGCTGACGGAGCTGGTGTCTAAGATGAAAGACATGCAGATGGACAAGACTGAGCTGGGCTGCCTCAGAGCCATCGTCCTCTTCAACCCAG CCAAGGGCCTGTCTAATCCTACAGAGGTGGAGGCCCTGAGAGAGAAGGTCTACGCCTCACTGGAGTCCTACACTAAACACAGATATCCAGAGCAGCCTGGCAG ATTTGCCAAGCTGTTGCTGCGTCTGCCTGCACTGCGCTCCATCGGCCTCAAGTGTCTGGAGCACCTATTCTTCTTCAAGCTGATAGGCGATACGCCCATAGACACCTTCCTTATGGAAATGCTCGAAGCGCCGCACCAGATCACATGA
- the LOC121580806 gene encoding retinoic acid receptor RXR-gamma-A isoform X3, with protein MDNNDSYLHLSSSVQVSHLSSTPSQSLSTMVGPPHHPHHHHHHHHHHHHPSVISASVNPGQPLPSPMSTLGSPFNGQGGLPYSVITSSSLGSPGVSIPPNPAMSFSTLSSPQMNSLNSVSSSEDIKPPPGLAGLGHMNSYGCMSPGSMSKHICAICGDRSSGKHYGVYSCEGCKGFFKRTIRKDLSYTCRDSKQCLIDKRQRNRCQYCRYQKCLAMGMKREAVQEERQRGREKSDNEVESTSSFNEDMPVEKILDAELAIEPKTEAYMEASAGNSKNDPVTNICQAADKQLFTLVEWAKRIPHFSELPLDDQVILLRAGWNELLIASFSHRSVTVKDGILLATGLHVHRSSAHSAGVGSIFDRVLTELVSKMKDMQMDKTELGCLRAIVLFNPDAKGLSNPTEVEALREKVYASLESYTKHRYPEQPGRFAKLLLRLPALRSIGLKCLEHLFFFKLIGDTPIDTFLMEMLEAPHQIT; from the exons GTTCTTCTGTGCAGGTCTCCCACCTGAGCTCCACCCCGTCTCAGTCCCTCAGCACCATGGTGGGGCCCCCTCACCAcccccatcatcaccaccaccatcatcatcatcatcaccacccctCCGTCATCAGTGCCTCTGTCAACCCCGGGCAGCCCCTCCCGTCTCCCATGAGCACCCTGGGCTCGCCATTCAACGGGCAGGGCGGCTTGCCGTACTCCGTCATCACCTCATCCTCTCTGGGCTCCCCAGGTGTCTCCATCCCCCCTAATCCCGCCATGAGCTTCAGCACGCTCTCCAGCCCACAG ATGAATTCTCTGAACAGTGTGAGCAGCAGTGAGGACATCAAGCCTCCTCCAGGACTAGCTGGACTGGGTCACATGAACAGCTATGGCTGCATGAGCCCAGGGTCCATGTCCAAGCACATATGTGCCATCTGTGGGGACCGATCCTCAG GGAAACACTACGGCGTGTACAGCTGTGAAGGCTGCAAGGGCTTCTTCAAGAGAACCATCAGGAAGGACCTCAGCTACACGTGTCGAGACAGCAAGCAGTGTCTGATCGACAAGCGCCAGCGCAACCGCTGCCAGTACTGCCGCTACCAGAAGTGTCTGGCCATGGGGATGAagagagaag CGGTGCAGGAGGAGCGTCAGCGGGGCCGGGAGAAAAGTGATAACGAGGTGGAGTCCACCAGTAGTTTCAACGAGGACATGCCCGTTGAGAAGATACTGGATGCGGAGCTGGCTATCGAACCCAAGACTGAAGCCTACATGGAGGCCAGTGCAGGCAACTCT aagaACGACCCGGTCACCAACATCTGCCAGGCAGCAGACAAGCAGCTGTTCACCCTGGTGGAGTGGGCCAAGAGGATCCCCCACTTCTCTGAGCTGCCCCTGGACGACCAGGTCATCTTATTACGAGCAG gctggaATGAGCTGCTCATCGCCTCGTTCTCCCATCGCTCTGTGACAGTGAAGGATGGGATCCTGCTGGCCACGGGGCTCCACGTCCACCGCAGCAGCGCCCACAGTGCCGGGGTGGGCTCCATCTTTGACAG GGTGCTGACGGAGCTGGTGTCTAAGATGAAAGACATGCAGATGGACAAGACTGAGCTGGGCTGCCTCAGAGCCATCGTCCTCTTCAACCCAG ATGCCAAGGGCCTGTCTAATCCTACAGAGGTGGAGGCCCTGAGAGAGAAGGTCTACGCCTCACTGGAGTCCTACACTAAACACAGATATCCAGAGCAGCCTGGCAG ATTTGCCAAGCTGTTGCTGCGTCTGCCTGCACTGCGCTCCATCGGCCTCAAGTGTCTGGAGCACCTATTCTTCTTCAAGCTGATAGGCGATACGCCCATAGACACCTTCCTTATGGAAATGCTCGAAGCGCCGCACCAGATCACATGA
- the LOC121580806 gene encoding retinoic acid receptor RXR-gamma-A isoform X4 produces the protein MESCSSVQVSHLSSTPSQSLSTMVGPPHHPHHHHHHHHHHHHPSVISASVNPGQPLPSPMSTLGSPFNGQGGLPYSVITSSSLGSPGVSIPPNPAMSFSTLSSPQMNSLNSVSSSEDIKPPPGLAGLGHMNSYGCMSPGSMSKHICAICGDRSSGKHYGVYSCEGCKGFFKRTIRKDLSYTCRDSKQCLIDKRQRNRCQYCRYQKCLAMGMKREAVQEERQRGREKSDNEVESTSSFNEDMPVEKILDAELAIEPKTEAYMEASAGNSKNDPVTNICQAADKQLFTLVEWAKRIPHFSELPLDDQVILLRAGWNELLIASFSHRSVTVKDGILLATGLHVHRSSAHSAGVGSIFDRVLTELVSKMKDMQMDKTELGCLRAIVLFNPDAKGLSNPTEVEALREKVYASLESYTKHRYPEQPGRFAKLLLRLPALRSIGLKCLEHLFFFKLIGDTPIDTFLMEMLEAPHQIT, from the exons ATGGAAAGCT GTTCTTCTGTGCAGGTCTCCCACCTGAGCTCCACCCCGTCTCAGTCCCTCAGCACCATGGTGGGGCCCCCTCACCAcccccatcatcaccaccaccatcatcatcatcatcaccacccctCCGTCATCAGTGCCTCTGTCAACCCCGGGCAGCCCCTCCCGTCTCCCATGAGCACCCTGGGCTCGCCATTCAACGGGCAGGGCGGCTTGCCGTACTCCGTCATCACCTCATCCTCTCTGGGCTCCCCAGGTGTCTCCATCCCCCCTAATCCCGCCATGAGCTTCAGCACGCTCTCCAGCCCACAG ATGAATTCTCTGAACAGTGTGAGCAGCAGTGAGGACATCAAGCCTCCTCCAGGACTAGCTGGACTGGGTCACATGAACAGCTATGGCTGCATGAGCCCAGGGTCCATGTCCAAGCACATATGTGCCATCTGTGGGGACCGATCCTCAG GGAAACACTACGGCGTGTACAGCTGTGAAGGCTGCAAGGGCTTCTTCAAGAGAACCATCAGGAAGGACCTCAGCTACACGTGTCGAGACAGCAAGCAGTGTCTGATCGACAAGCGCCAGCGCAACCGCTGCCAGTACTGCCGCTACCAGAAGTGTCTGGCCATGGGGATGAagagagaag CGGTGCAGGAGGAGCGTCAGCGGGGCCGGGAGAAAAGTGATAACGAGGTGGAGTCCACCAGTAGTTTCAACGAGGACATGCCCGTTGAGAAGATACTGGATGCGGAGCTGGCTATCGAACCCAAGACTGAAGCCTACATGGAGGCCAGTGCAGGCAACTCT aagaACGACCCGGTCACCAACATCTGCCAGGCAGCAGACAAGCAGCTGTTCACCCTGGTGGAGTGGGCCAAGAGGATCCCCCACTTCTCTGAGCTGCCCCTGGACGACCAGGTCATCTTATTACGAGCAG gctggaATGAGCTGCTCATCGCCTCGTTCTCCCATCGCTCTGTGACAGTGAAGGATGGGATCCTGCTGGCCACGGGGCTCCACGTCCACCGCAGCAGCGCCCACAGTGCCGGGGTGGGCTCCATCTTTGACAG GGTGCTGACGGAGCTGGTGTCTAAGATGAAAGACATGCAGATGGACAAGACTGAGCTGGGCTGCCTCAGAGCCATCGTCCTCTTCAACCCAG ATGCCAAGGGCCTGTCTAATCCTACAGAGGTGGAGGCCCTGAGAGAGAAGGTCTACGCCTCACTGGAGTCCTACACTAAACACAGATATCCAGAGCAGCCTGGCAG ATTTGCCAAGCTGTTGCTGCGTCTGCCTGCACTGCGCTCCATCGGCCTCAAGTGTCTGGAGCACCTATTCTTCTTCAAGCTGATAGGCGATACGCCCATAGACACCTTCCTTATGGAAATGCTCGAAGCGCCGCACCAGATCACATGA
- the LOC121580806 gene encoding retinoic acid receptor RXR-gamma-A isoform X5, producing the protein MVGPPHHPHHHHHHHHHHHHPSVISASVNPGQPLPSPMSTLGSPFNGQGGLPYSVITSSSLGSPGVSIPPNPAMSFSTLSSPQMNSLNSVSSSEDIKPPPGLAGLGHMNSYGCMSPGSMSKHICAICGDRSSGKHYGVYSCEGCKGFFKRTIRKDLSYTCRDSKQCLIDKRQRNRCQYCRYQKCLAMGMKREAVQEERQRGREKSDNEVESTSSFNEDMPVEKILDAELAIEPKTEAYMEASAGNSKNDPVTNICQAADKQLFTLVEWAKRIPHFSELPLDDQVILLRAGWNELLIASFSHRSVTVKDGILLATGLHVHRSSAHSAGVGSIFDRVLTELVSKMKDMQMDKTELGCLRAIVLFNPDAKGLSNPTEVEALREKVYASLESYTKHRYPEQPGRFAKLLLRLPALRSIGLKCLEHLFFFKLIGDTPIDTFLMEMLEAPHQIT; encoded by the exons ATGGTGGGGCCCCCTCACCAcccccatcatcaccaccaccatcatcatcatcatcaccacccctCCGTCATCAGTGCCTCTGTCAACCCCGGGCAGCCCCTCCCGTCTCCCATGAGCACCCTGGGCTCGCCATTCAACGGGCAGGGCGGCTTGCCGTACTCCGTCATCACCTCATCCTCTCTGGGCTCCCCAGGTGTCTCCATCCCCCCTAATCCCGCCATGAGCTTCAGCACGCTCTCCAGCCCACAG ATGAATTCTCTGAACAGTGTGAGCAGCAGTGAGGACATCAAGCCTCCTCCAGGACTAGCTGGACTGGGTCACATGAACAGCTATGGCTGCATGAGCCCAGGGTCCATGTCCAAGCACATATGTGCCATCTGTGGGGACCGATCCTCAG GGAAACACTACGGCGTGTACAGCTGTGAAGGCTGCAAGGGCTTCTTCAAGAGAACCATCAGGAAGGACCTCAGCTACACGTGTCGAGACAGCAAGCAGTGTCTGATCGACAAGCGCCAGCGCAACCGCTGCCAGTACTGCCGCTACCAGAAGTGTCTGGCCATGGGGATGAagagagaag CGGTGCAGGAGGAGCGTCAGCGGGGCCGGGAGAAAAGTGATAACGAGGTGGAGTCCACCAGTAGTTTCAACGAGGACATGCCCGTTGAGAAGATACTGGATGCGGAGCTGGCTATCGAACCCAAGACTGAAGCCTACATGGAGGCCAGTGCAGGCAACTCT aagaACGACCCGGTCACCAACATCTGCCAGGCAGCAGACAAGCAGCTGTTCACCCTGGTGGAGTGGGCCAAGAGGATCCCCCACTTCTCTGAGCTGCCCCTGGACGACCAGGTCATCTTATTACGAGCAG gctggaATGAGCTGCTCATCGCCTCGTTCTCCCATCGCTCTGTGACAGTGAAGGATGGGATCCTGCTGGCCACGGGGCTCCACGTCCACCGCAGCAGCGCCCACAGTGCCGGGGTGGGCTCCATCTTTGACAG GGTGCTGACGGAGCTGGTGTCTAAGATGAAAGACATGCAGATGGACAAGACTGAGCTGGGCTGCCTCAGAGCCATCGTCCTCTTCAACCCAG ATGCCAAGGGCCTGTCTAATCCTACAGAGGTGGAGGCCCTGAGAGAGAAGGTCTACGCCTCACTGGAGTCCTACACTAAACACAGATATCCAGAGCAGCCTGGCAG ATTTGCCAAGCTGTTGCTGCGTCTGCCTGCACTGCGCTCCATCGGCCTCAAGTGTCTGGAGCACCTATTCTTCTTCAAGCTGATAGGCGATACGCCCATAGACACCTTCCTTATGGAAATGCTCGAAGCGCCGCACCAGATCACATGA